Proteins co-encoded in one Gossypium arboreum isolate Shixiya-1 chromosome 11, ASM2569848v2, whole genome shotgun sequence genomic window:
- the LOC108472604 gene encoding transcription factor MYB1R1, giving the protein MTTSMSRSCSHCGNNGHNSRTCGEVVAGDASNGSGGSGEGGEKGIMLFGVRVMEGSFRKSVSMNNLSQFDQPHVSNADAGYASDDVLHGSGIGRSRERKRGVPWTEEEHKLFLLGLKKVGKGDWRGISRNFVKTRTPTQVASHAQKYFLRRNNLNRRRRRSSLFDITTDSFINSTILEEDEVVHQENVSSPQMNGFSMPTTFPATLSLTDLSVTENNYSTENRISRPPSPKANTSSYLIRPIPVLPVPPSSKMADLNLNQKAEEDRLPLSLKLSTPSADEQSTAAAHSSTLVVMSNGDNNSIISVA; this is encoded by the exons ATGACCACGAGTATGTCTCGTAGCTGCTCTCACTGTGGAAACAACGGCCACAACTCTCGCACGTGCGGTGAAGTTGTTGCCGGTGATGCAAGCAATGGCAGCGGTGGAAGTGGAGAAGGAGGAGAGAAGGGTATCATGTTATTCGGTGTTCGAGTCATGGAAGGGTCGTTCAGGAAAAGTGTTAGCATGAATAATCTTTCTCAGTTCGATCAACCTCATGTTTCTAATGCCGATGCTGGCTATGCTTCTGATGACGTTCTTCATGGATCTGGAATAGGAAGAAGCCGTGAACGCAAGAGAG GTGTACCATGGACGGAAGaggaacataaattatttttattgggGTTGAAAAAAGTAGGGAAAGGGGATTGGAGAGGAATTTCAAGAAATTTTGTGAAGACACGTACACCTACTCAAGTGGCTAGTCATGCTCAAAAGTATTTTCTTAGGAGAAATAACTTGAATAGGAGGCGTCGTAGATCTAGTCTTTTTGATATAACAACTGATTCG TTCATAAATTCGACCATATTGGAAGAAGATGAAGTCGTCCATCAAGAAAACGTTTCGTCACCACAGATGAATGGGTTTTCTATGCCGACAACGTTTCCAGCAACTCTAAGTTTGACTGATTTATCAGTAACAGAAAATAACTACTCGACGGAGAATCGCATATCAAGGCCGCCGAGCCCCAAAGCAAACACCTCTTCTTATCTTATCCGTCCAATACCGGTTCTTCCCGTTCCTCCATCATCGAAAATGGCTGATCTTAATTTAAACCAGAAAGCCGAAGAAGACCGTTTACCTCTATCGCTAAAACTCTCGACACCATCCGCCGATGAGCAATCAACAGCAGCGGCACACTCGTCTACTCTCGTCGTCATGTCAAATGGGGATAACAATAGCATCATCAGCGTTGCTTGA
- the LOC108473277 gene encoding probable calcium-binding protein CML13, translated as MGLTEDQKNAMKEAFTLFDTDSDGKIAPTELGVLMRSLGGNPTQAKLKEIVAQEKLTAPFDFSRFLGLMEKHLKTEPFEQQLRDAFKVLDKEATGFVLVSDLKHILTSVGEKLEPTEFDDWIKGVDVGSDGKLKYDDFIAKMVAK; from the coding sequence ATGGGTCTCACCGAAGATCAGAAAAACGCTATGAAAGAGGCTTTCACTCTCTTTGACACTGACAGCGATGGCAAGATAGCTCCAACGGAGCTCGGGGTCTTAATGAGATCTCTGGGCGGTAACCCCACTCAAGCTAAACTCAAAGAAATCGTGGCTCAAGAGAAGTTAACTGCACCCTTCGATTTCTCACGCTTTTTGGGGCTAATGGAGAAGCACTTAAAAACGGAGCCGTTCGAACAGCAGTTGCGCGATGCGTTCAAGGTGTTGGATAAGGAGGCGACCGGCTTTGTCTTGGTGTCGGATCTTAAACACATTTTGACCAGCGTCGGGGAGAAGCTGGAGCCCACAGAGTTCGATGATTGGATCAAGGGAGTCGATGTTGGCTCCGATGGGAAGCTCAAATACGATGATTTCATTGCCAAGATGGTTGCTAAGTGA